In Desulfopila inferna, the following are encoded in one genomic region:
- the hflK gene encoding FtsH protease activity modulator HflK, producing the protein MSNHDQQPPWGSKKKPQTPEEMVAQIIKKLQDFFSDHKKPPGGGDDGDKPQKSFNPFSGIGKILAVVLVILVFQGVMSSIYKITPGEVGVILRLGKYNKTTEPGLHLKIPYFDKLFKVDVESIRKEEFGFRQTSPGQRSSFARGEYEHESLMLTADKNVINVAWIVQYRVNNPGNFLFMVKDVRQAIRDLSEATTRRIVGNMDFDYVLSNRDLLAMSVKNELQAQLNNIRAGVGIGTVQFQDINPPEPVKPAFNEVNEADQDMKRLVNQAEEQYNKVIPKARGQAKQIIEESYGYAAKRVNNAKGETGRFLDILAEYANAPDVTRKRMYLETMQEIIPTVRSVYVLDKNQQTPIPLLNLSGDKGLDFSTPQNDNQQRTK; encoded by the coding sequence ATGTCCAATCATGATCAACAGCCTCCATGGGGAAGCAAGAAAAAGCCCCAGACCCCCGAAGAAATGGTGGCCCAGATTATCAAGAAGCTACAGGATTTTTTTTCCGATCACAAAAAGCCGCCGGGTGGCGGTGATGACGGAGACAAGCCGCAAAAATCATTCAATCCCTTTTCCGGAATCGGAAAAATACTGGCTGTAGTGCTGGTGATTCTTGTTTTTCAGGGCGTCATGTCTTCCATCTATAAAATAACTCCGGGTGAGGTAGGTGTTATACTGCGCCTCGGTAAATACAATAAAACCACAGAACCTGGCCTCCATTTAAAGATTCCCTATTTCGATAAACTCTTCAAGGTTGATGTGGAGAGCATCCGCAAAGAGGAATTTGGTTTTCGCCAAACCTCACCCGGCCAGAGAAGCTCTTTTGCCAGAGGTGAGTATGAGCACGAATCTCTCATGCTGACCGCCGATAAGAATGTCATTAACGTTGCCTGGATCGTGCAATACCGGGTCAACAACCCCGGTAACTTTCTGTTCATGGTAAAGGATGTTCGCCAGGCCATTCGCGATCTCTCGGAAGCCACCACCAGACGAATCGTCGGCAATATGGATTTCGATTATGTTCTCAGCAACCGGGATCTTCTGGCCATGTCGGTGAAAAACGAGCTGCAAGCACAGCTCAACAATATTCGTGCAGGCGTCGGCATCGGCACAGTTCAGTTCCAGGACATCAATCCTCCTGAACCCGTGAAGCCGGCATTCAACGAAGTCAACGAAGCCGACCAGGACATGAAGCGACTGGTCAACCAAGCCGAAGAGCAATACAACAAGGTCATCCCGAAAGCCCGTGGCCAGGCCAAGCAGATCATCGAAGAGTCCTATGGTTACGCGGCAAAGCGTGTCAATAACGCCAAAGGTGAAACGGGAAGATTCCTCGATATTCTCGCAGAGTATGCCAATGCACCGGATGTCACCAGAAAACGAATGTATCTTGAAACCATGCAGGAAATCATTCCGACAGTCAGATCCGTCTACGTCCTCGATAAAAATCAGCAGACACCAATCCCCTTGTTGAATCTGAGCGGTGACAAAGGACTGGATTTTTCCACTCCCCAAAATGACAATCAGCAGAGGACCAAATAA
- the thiE gene encoding thiamine phosphate synthase: protein MTLFWEKKTVSEANRSVLYGQRLQQLIDALTVYPVSCEELSAGSSDRQWLEGVLGGGAKMIQLRDKKSKDNKLLEKAKYFRKKTREAGALFIVNDRVDIAIMADADGVHVGQGDLPPAEIKVIAPQMIIGLSCNSREDVIAVAKDGTLNTNPVSYYNIGPLYATRTKEGLSDYLGTDAVRSFSALCSLPFTVMGGIKSHHVGELVAAGARRIAVVTALSQAPDIQQETAKWMTLISESSNGKNN from the coding sequence ATGACACTATTTTGGGAGAAGAAAACAGTGAGTGAGGCAAACAGAAGTGTTCTTTACGGACAACGGCTGCAGCAGTTGATCGATGCTCTCACCGTGTATCCGGTCAGCTGCGAGGAACTGTCTGCCGGGAGCTCGGACAGGCAATGGCTGGAAGGCGTCCTTGGTGGTGGAGCAAAGATGATACAGCTGCGTGATAAGAAAAGTAAAGACAACAAGTTGCTGGAAAAGGCCAAATATTTCAGAAAAAAAACACGTGAAGCAGGTGCACTGTTTATAGTTAATGACAGGGTGGACATCGCTATCATGGCTGATGCCGATGGAGTTCATGTCGGTCAGGGCGACCTGCCGCCTGCTGAAATTAAGGTGATCGCCCCGCAAATGATTATCGGACTCTCCTGTAACAGCCGGGAAGACGTGATTGCAGTGGCAAAAGATGGTACACTTAATACTAACCCGGTCAGTTATTATAACATCGGGCCCTTGTATGCAACGCGGACCAAAGAAGGATTGTCTGATTATCTGGGAACTGACGCGGTTCGCAGCTTTTCCGCCCTGTGTTCGCTGCCCTTCACAGTGATGGGCGGCATAAAGAGTCATCATGTCGGCGAGCTGGTTGCCGCCGGTGCACGACGTATCGCCGTGGTGACGGCGCTTAGTCAGGCCCCCGACATTCAGCAGGAAACCGCTAAATGGATGACACTGATTTCCGAGAGTAGTAATGGTAAAAATAACTGA
- the hflC gene encoding protease modulator HflC — MKNIAKFLLVGLVLAAIVIIYDGFFILEEGKQAVITQFGAPVASKTEAGLHFKKPFFHQVQLFEKKIQIWDGEPNQVPTNDKTYVYLDVTARWKIADPLQFLRAVKTEARAQSLLSDIIDGTVRDMVNKNDLSEIIRSSDWSEATMTPSNYGLEARPKMGRDKIAARVLEIASKVTPQYGIELNEVMFKRVNYIESVQLRVYDRMISERKRIAAEKRSFGEGQKAEILGQVEREYNEITSEANREALRIKGKADAEATKIYGLAYSKDPEFYSFQRSLEGYAKIIGANTNLVLSADSELYQYVKEVSGNTAE; from the coding sequence ATGAAAAACATAGCAAAATTTTTACTCGTCGGCTTAGTTCTGGCGGCCATCGTCATCATCTATGATGGCTTCTTCATACTGGAAGAGGGGAAACAGGCGGTTATAACGCAATTCGGCGCACCAGTCGCCTCGAAAACCGAGGCAGGGCTCCACTTCAAAAAGCCGTTTTTCCATCAAGTTCAACTTTTCGAGAAAAAGATCCAGATCTGGGATGGCGAGCCGAACCAGGTTCCCACCAACGATAAAACCTACGTCTATCTCGATGTCACCGCAAGGTGGAAGATTGCCGATCCCCTGCAGTTTCTGCGAGCGGTAAAGACGGAGGCACGAGCTCAATCCCTGCTGAGCGATATCATCGACGGTACGGTCAGGGATATGGTCAACAAAAACGATCTTAGCGAAATTATCCGCAGCTCCGACTGGTCGGAAGCAACCATGACTCCGTCCAATTATGGACTTGAGGCCAGACCGAAAATGGGCAGAGACAAGATCGCCGCACGCGTACTCGAGATTGCCTCAAAAGTTACGCCGCAGTACGGCATTGAGCTTAATGAAGTGATGTTTAAGCGAGTCAACTATATCGAATCGGTACAACTCCGTGTCTACGACAGGATGATCTCCGAGCGAAAGCGTATCGCCGCGGAGAAACGCTCCTTCGGTGAAGGCCAGAAGGCTGAAATTCTCGGACAGGTTGAGAGAGAGTATAACGAGATCACCTCCGAGGCCAATCGTGAAGCACTCCGCATTAAAGGTAAAGCGGATGCTGAAGCGACCAAGATATACGGCCTCGCCTATTCCAAGGATCCTGAGTTCTATTCATTCCAGAGATCACTCGAAGGCTATGCTAAAATTATCGGTGCGAACACCAACCTGGTGCTCTCTGCCGATTCAGAACTTTACCAGTATGTAAAGGAGGTTTCCGGCAACACCGCCGAATAA
- a CDS encoding rhomboid family intramembrane serine protease, with translation MTDPNHSEETAVVETSQQEHLSACSLVLTAVQIPHTISSEGETFIIYVSREDAENARYHLLSYQSENVNWPPAQPQFSEQNSSAIQPPTFIVIGALVLFYNVTGPWSQRSIWFSNGAGDSTAILQHGEYYRIITALTLHADLTHLLGNCFLGGFLLHFFCKTVGPGVGVFAVLLSAALGNYINVYLHGPGHHFVGYSTAVFATIGMLAMASYHSKKSVSTLQILVPFMAGAALLAMTGSSGERTDLGAHFFGILSGFFIGRLLITELAINLRKSSLLQLVLFLFTAFVVYFSWDIGMQRVY, from the coding sequence ATGACCGACCCTAATCATTCCGAAGAAACCGCAGTTGTAGAAACAAGCCAACAGGAACATCTTTCCGCCTGTTCACTGGTGCTGACGGCGGTGCAGATTCCCCACACCATTTCTTCTGAGGGAGAGACATTCATTATATACGTTTCCCGCGAAGATGCCGAAAACGCCAGATATCACCTCTTATCCTACCAGAGCGAAAATGTAAACTGGCCGCCGGCGCAGCCGCAATTCAGCGAACAGAACTCTTCGGCCATCCAGCCCCCTACGTTCATCGTCATCGGAGCATTGGTCCTTTTCTACAATGTTACAGGCCCATGGAGCCAACGTTCCATCTGGTTCAGCAATGGGGCCGGCGATTCGACCGCAATCCTGCAACATGGGGAATACTACCGGATCATTACTGCTCTGACACTTCATGCCGACCTGACCCACCTGCTGGGCAACTGCTTTCTGGGAGGCTTTCTTCTCCATTTTTTCTGTAAAACCGTAGGGCCTGGCGTTGGGGTTTTTGCTGTCCTCCTCTCTGCCGCCCTGGGCAATTACATCAACGTCTATCTGCATGGCCCGGGGCATCATTTTGTCGGCTACTCCACTGCAGTTTTTGCCACCATTGGCATGCTGGCCATGGCTAGTTACCACAGCAAAAAGAGTGTATCAACCCTGCAGATTCTCGTCCCTTTCATGGCTGGTGCCGCATTACTTGCCATGACGGGGAGTTCCGGAGAACGAACTGATCTGGGTGCCCATTTCTTTGGGATATTGAGCGGTTTTTTCATCGGCAGACTGCTGATTACTGAGCTGGCTATCAACTTGCGAAAATCATCTTTACTGCAGCTGGTTCTTTTCCTTTTTACGGCTTTTGTTGTTTACTTCAGCTGGGATATTGGAATGCAGAGGGTATATTGA
- a CDS encoding citrate synthase, with translation MSKKYAELTLDGVTHSYPIIQSTQGENAIDISTLLRDTGHITLDRGYVNTGSCTSAITYLDGKEGILNYRGYAIDDLAENCSFVEVAYLLLHDDLPNLEQLNDFRELMSTYALIHEDMIHFFDHFPPNASPMSILSTMVNSLHNFYPEMSTHPEPFESFDNVTTRLLAKVRTIAAFSYKKSLGHPLIYPRYDLNYCENFLNMMFDKPTKPYTILPEVVSALNKLLILHADHEQNCSTSTVRLVGSAGVNLYASIAAGINALWGPLHGGAAQAVVEMLEGIYADDMDFEKYIRKAKDSNDGFRLTGFGHRVYKTFDPRATIIKKACDETLAALNVDDPLLDIAKELEDRVRSDDYFVSRNLYPNVDFYSGIIYRAMGIPTDMFTVMFALGRLPGWIAHWREMNSDEERRIGRPRQLYIGYPAKKYIPLDER, from the coding sequence ATGTCAAAAAAATATGCAGAGCTAACACTCGACGGCGTCACTCACAGCTACCCTATAATACAGAGCACCCAGGGTGAAAACGCCATCGACATCAGTACGCTATTACGCGACACAGGTCATATAACCCTAGACCGGGGGTATGTCAACACGGGTTCCTGCACCAGCGCCATCACCTATCTGGACGGCAAGGAAGGCATTCTCAATTATCGCGGTTACGCCATCGATGATTTGGCCGAAAACTGTTCTTTTGTCGAAGTCGCCTATCTCCTGCTCCATGATGACTTGCCCAACCTGGAGCAGCTCAATGATTTCAGGGAGCTTATGTCGACCTACGCCCTGATCCATGAAGACATGATTCATTTTTTTGATCACTTCCCTCCCAATGCCTCACCCATGTCGATTTTATCGACAATGGTAAATTCGCTGCACAATTTCTATCCGGAAATGAGCACCCACCCAGAACCTTTTGAATCCTTTGATAATGTAACTACCCGCCTCCTCGCCAAGGTAAGGACCATCGCCGCCTTTTCCTATAAGAAATCCCTGGGACACCCGCTGATCTACCCACGCTATGACCTGAATTATTGTGAAAATTTTCTCAATATGATGTTCGACAAGCCGACAAAGCCATATACTATTCTGCCGGAGGTGGTTTCCGCCCTCAACAAGCTTCTGATCCTCCATGCCGACCATGAGCAAAATTGCTCGACCTCCACCGTCAGGCTGGTCGGCAGCGCCGGTGTCAACCTTTATGCCTCTATTGCCGCGGGAATCAATGCCTTGTGGGGACCGCTTCACGGCGGCGCCGCCCAGGCTGTGGTCGAAATGCTTGAAGGCATTTATGCCGATGATATGGATTTTGAGAAATATATCAGGAAAGCAAAGGATTCCAACGATGGCTTCAGGCTCACCGGTTTTGGTCATCGGGTCTATAAAACCTTTGATCCCCGAGCCACCATCATCAAGAAGGCCTGCGACGAAACCCTTGCCGCACTCAATGTCGATGATCCGCTTCTCGATATCGCCAAGGAATTGGAAGACAGGGTTCGCAGCGATGACTATTTCGTCAGCCGCAATCTCTACCCCAACGTCGACTTCTACAGTGGCATTATCTACAGAGCGATGGGCATACCCACGGATATGTTTACAGTGATGTTTGCTCTGGGAAGGCTACCGGGCTGGATAGCCCACTGGCGTGAAATGAACAGCGATGAA
- a CDS encoding phosphoenolpyruvate carboxykinase (GTP) → MLELKQGDDILAAVGGISTISEGRKLINETLDAANREKIALIKNEEALLKLANAISMCKPEHVFIDTGSAEDIQWIRDYALETGEEKKLAKPGHTIHFDLPQDQARLVNQTYYIINEGEQMSSLAKSVLRSDALDYVKKYMIGIMRSKTMMVGFFSRGPVGAEATVPAIEISSSSYVFHSAEILYRNCFADFDAEVERAGLFFTNVHAQGENRPEDVPHARIFMDRSWQTTFSTFCTYAGNTLLLKKGNHRFSVDYATYYKLEEQLSEHMFITGMTGPGGRKTFFAGAAPSGCGKTTTAMVGSDFIGDDLAQIWIAEDGTIRGVNPEKGIFGIVEDVNKVGDPYLMDCLRGDGTEVIWSNVLVDESGTPHWVGNGEKVPEKGVNFQGEWHQGKTDGDGHSIPMSHKNSRCTLLASAIKNHASELAEDPAGVPLKIFTYSGRDADTMPPVWVARTADEGVAIGASIVSQATATEVGATGVRRQPWANAPFIPGPLADYMDAQFRFFNSKKFTEEAKPVLAGLNYFLTHANRGGSGSGLLGEKKDVKVWLGWLERFANKEVEAIESPIGMLPRYEDLKTLFADIDKEYPKSLYDMQFALYVDNIVQRLDLQQHEYSKEADIPQRLFEIYSRQKNELLALKEKFGAIVAIDNLC, encoded by the coding sequence ATGCTTGAACTTAAACAGGGAGATGATATTCTCGCCGCTGTCGGGGGAATATCCACCATCTCCGAGGGCAGAAAGCTGATCAACGAAACACTCGATGCGGCAAACAGGGAGAAGATCGCTCTGATCAAAAACGAGGAAGCCCTTCTGAAGCTGGCCAACGCCATCTCCATGTGCAAGCCGGAACATGTTTTCATCGACACCGGCAGCGCAGAAGACATACAGTGGATCAGAGATTACGCCCTGGAAACGGGAGAAGAGAAGAAACTGGCAAAACCGGGACATACCATTCATTTCGATCTGCCCCAGGATCAGGCCCGGCTGGTCAACCAAACATATTATATTATTAACGAAGGCGAGCAGATGAGTTCGCTTGCCAAATCAGTGCTGCGCAGCGATGCCCTCGACTATGTCAAGAAGTATATGATCGGCATCATGCGGTCTAAAACCATGATGGTTGGTTTTTTCAGCCGCGGCCCCGTTGGCGCCGAAGCGACCGTCCCGGCAATCGAGATATCCTCATCATCCTATGTATTCCACTCCGCGGAGATTCTTTATAGAAACTGTTTTGCCGATTTTGACGCTGAAGTTGAAAGAGCCGGTCTCTTCTTCACCAATGTTCACGCCCAGGGTGAAAACAGACCCGAGGATGTCCCGCATGCCCGAATTTTCATGGACCGCAGCTGGCAGACTACCTTCTCAACCTTCTGCACCTATGCCGGCAACACCCTTCTTCTGAAAAAAGGTAATCATCGATTTTCCGTGGATTACGCCACGTATTACAAGCTTGAAGAACAGCTGTCCGAGCATATGTTTATCACCGGCATGACCGGTCCCGGTGGGCGCAAGACCTTCTTCGCCGGCGCCGCACCTTCAGGGTGCGGCAAAACCACTACTGCCATGGTCGGCTCCGATTTCATCGGCGATGATCTGGCCCAGATCTGGATTGCCGAAGATGGTACTATTCGCGGGGTCAATCCTGAAAAGGGGATCTTCGGCATCGTCGAAGACGTCAACAAGGTGGGTGATCCCTACCTGATGGACTGTCTGCGCGGTGACGGTACCGAGGTTATCTGGTCGAATGTCCTGGTAGACGAAAGCGGTACACCGCATTGGGTCGGCAACGGTGAAAAGGTGCCGGAAAAGGGAGTCAATTTTCAAGGCGAATGGCACCAGGGCAAAACCGACGGCGACGGCCACTCGATCCCCATGTCTCACAAAAACTCACGCTGCACCCTGCTCGCTTCAGCAATTAAAAATCATGCTAGCGAACTGGCTGAAGATCCTGCCGGTGTACCCTTGAAAATATTCACCTATTCAGGGCGCGATGCCGACACCATGCCGCCCGTATGGGTCGCCAGAACAGCCGATGAAGGTGTGGCTATCGGCGCCTCTATCGTCTCACAAGCTACAGCTACCGAAGTCGGCGCAACAGGGGTGCGCCGTCAGCCATGGGCGAATGCACCGTTTATTCCAGGTCCGCTTGCAGATTATATGGATGCCCAATTCAGGTTCTTCAACTCCAAAAAATTTACAGAAGAAGCCAAGCCTGTACTGGCAGGACTCAACTACTTTCTCACCCACGCCAACAGAGGTGGTAGCGGCAGCGGTCTTTTGGGAGAGAAAAAGGACGTCAAGGTATGGCTGGGATGGCTGGAAAGATTTGCCAATAAAGAAGTGGAGGCGATCGAATCGCCGATCGGAATGCTGCCCAGATACGAAGATCTCAAAACGCTTTTTGCCGACATTGACAAAGAATACCCCAAATCGCTCTATGATATGCAGTTTGCTCTGTATGTAGACAACATCGTCCAACGGCTTGACCTGCAGCAGCATGAGTACAGTAAAGAAGCGGATATCCCCCAGCGTCTCTTCGAGATCTACAGCAGACAGAAAAATGAACTTCTTGCCCTGAAAGAGAAGTTTGGTGCGATTGTCGCCATTGACAATCTCTGCTAA